The nucleotide window TCGACGTCGTCCTGCACAGCCTCAGCGGCGCACTCACCGACGCCTCCCTGCGGTTGCTCGCCCCCGGCGGTCGCCTCGTCGACCTGGGCAGGACCGCGCACGGCGTCCCGGACCACCCCGACGAGCGGCGGCGGCCCTACGAACTCCGCATCGACCCCGACCATGTCTCCGGCACCCTCACCCACCTCGCCGAACTGTTCCGCGACGGCACTCTCGCCCCGCTGCCCGTCACCGCCCTGGACATCCGCCAGGCTCCCCGGGCCCTGCGGCTCATGCGCGACGCGGCCCACACCGGCAAGATCGTCCTCACGGTTCCCCGCCCCCTCGACCCGGACGGCACCGTCCTCGTCACCGGCGGCACCGGAACCCTCGGCGCCCTCGTCGCCCGGCACCTGGTCACGGAACACCGGGCCCGGCGTCTGCTGCTCGCGAGCCGCCGGGGTACGGACGCCCCCGGTGCCGTGGAACTCCGGGCCGAACTGGCCGCCCTCGGTGCCGAGGTCACCGTCGCCGCCTGCGACACCGCCGACCCCGACGCCCTGGCCGCGCTCCTCGACACCGTCCCCGGCGAGCATCCGCTGACCGCCGTGGTGCACACCGCCGGGACCGTGGACCCCGGGCCCGTGCGGGAGCTGACCGCCGATCAGGTGGACGGCGTGCTGCGGCCCAAGGCCGACGCCGCATGGCATCTGCACCGGCTCACCCGGCATCTGGACCTCGCCGCGTTCGTCCTCTACTCCTCGTCGGTGGGAGTCCTCGGGCTCGCGGGTCAGGGCAACTACGCCGCCGCCAACACCTTCCTCGACGCCCTCGCCGCCCACCGCCGCGGCAACGGGCTGCCGGCGACCGCGCTGGCCTGGGGGATGTGGGGGGAACGTTCCGCGATGGGTGAGCGGCTCGGCGCGGACGGCATCCACCAGGTCCTCGGCGCCGGGCTCGCGCCGATCCCCACCGCTGAGGGGCTGGCCCGGTTCGACGCCGCCGTCGGAACCGGCGCCGACAGCCACCTCGCGGCGCTGATCCCCGCGCGCCTGGACCTGGACGCGCTGCGGGCCCAGGGCCTCGTACGCCTGCTGTCGGACCTGACCGCGCCCTCGGCGTCCCGGCCGACGGCGGCGCCCGGCGTGGCCCGGCGGGTCGCGGGGCTGTCGGAGGCCGAACGGCGGCGGTTCCTGCTGGAGCTGGTCACCGATCACGCCAGTGCCGTCCTCAGCCACCCCGACCCCGGGGCCCTCACCGCCGACACCGGGTTCAGGTCCCTGGGCTTCGACTCCGTGACGTCCGTGGAGATGAGCAACAGGCTGGCCGCCGCGACCGGGCTGAGCCTGCCGGCGACCGCGGTCTTCGACCACCCAACCCCCGCCGCCCTCGCGGGCCACCTGGGCGAACGGCTGGCCGACATCGGTGACCCCGCCACCCCCACGGCGCCGGAGGCCGACCGCCGGGAACGGCCGGAGGGCCCCCTCGGCACACTGTTGCGTCAGGCGGTCGCCCAGGGGCGGGTCGGCGAGGGAGTGGGCGTGCTGGCGGCGGCCGCGCGTCTGCGGCCCGCGTTCTCCCACCCCCCGCTGCCCGAGCACACCCCCACCGCGACCTGGTTGCGCCGGGCCGGACGACCCGCGCTGATCTGTGTGGACTCGTTCATCCCCGCCGCGGCGAACCTCACCTACCAGCGGCTGGCCGTCGCCCTGGAGACCCGGTACGACGTGGCGGCCGTGCAGCTGCCCGGGTACCGGGAGGGCGAGCCGCTGCCCGACACCGCCGACGCCGTGGCCGAGGCCGTGGCCACCGCCGTCGAGGGGTGCGCCGGGGGTGAGCCGTTCACGCTGGTCGGGTTCTCCACCGGAGGCCTCGTCGCGCACGCCACGGCCCACCGCCTGGCGGCCCGCGGAATCCGGCCCGAGGCCGTCGTCCTGATCGACACACTGCCGCCGGGCTCCCTCACCACTGCGGCGGCGGCCGACATCCTGCGGGAGTGGGCCGGGGCACAGGGCGAGTTCTGGTCCCGCGACGACACCGGGCTCACCGCCATGGGCTGGTACCTCGACCTGTTCGGCAACCACTGGACACCGGTTGCCCCCGACGCACCGGTCCACCTCGTCCAGGCGGCCCAGCAGGTGCCCTCCGCGCCCGACGGCGCATGGGCCCGGCTGTGGGAGGGGCTCGCGACCCGCACCAGCACGCCGGGCAGCCACTTCGGCCTGCTCACCGAGTACGTCACCGACACCGCCCGCACCCTCACCGACCTGCTCGGCTCCGACCGGGCCACCCCGTCCAGCTGAACGACCACCCCACGACCTCGACCCGGACCGCACGAGCACCCGCAGCGCCCGTACCGAGGGGCCCCACTCGGCGATCCACCGGAGGAACTCATGTCAATCTTCTCGGACTTCCAGCAGGTCGCGCTCCGGCAACCGGACGCGCCCGCGCTCGTCACCCTCGACGACGCCGTTTCGTACGGGACCGTCCTCGGCCTCGCCGACCAGGTCGCCGCCGGGCTGCTGCAGGCCGGGCTGCGCACGGGTGAGCGGGTCGCGGTGCACCTCTCCAACCGGTACGAGCTGGTCTCGGTCTACTACGCCTGTCTGCGGGTCGGCGCGGTGATCGTGCCGGTGAGCCACAAGCTGTCGGCGGGCGAGGTGGACCAGCTGATCGAGGACAGCGCGCCCCGGTTCTATCTCGGCGAGGCCGAGGTCCACGGGCCGTGCGCCCATGTGATCGAGAAGCGCGAGACGGTCGAGCGCGCGTGGATCCTCGACTCCGCCGGGACCACGACGACCGAGCCGTGGAACGGCCTCCTCGCGGACGCCCCCTCCCCCGCCGACGACATCGGCCCGGACGAACTCGCCGCCATCTTCTACACCTCGGGCACCACCGGACGGCCCAAGAGCCTCGTGCTGTCCCAGGCCACCCTGGAAGCCGGCCTCGACCTGACGGAGGCCCAGGGCGTCGGGCACGCCGACGCCACGTACTACATGATCAACCTGATGAACCCGTGGGGCATCCTCGTCCTGCTCACCTCGTTGCGCCGGGGCCGTCCCCTGGCCCTGACCGCGACGAACACGCCGGACGTCATCCTGCGCATGCTGCGCACCCACCGCTTCGGCTGGATCGGCGGCGCGCCGACCACCTTCCGCGCCCTGCTCGCCGAGGCCCGGGCCGCCGCCGAACCGGCGCCCGGCCTGGCGGGGACGAGGTGTGTGGCCGGAGGGGACGCGTGCCCGATCGAGCTGAGCCTGGACTTCGCGGAGACCTTCGGGGCCTCTCTGACGGGCGTCTACGGCATGACGGAGACCGCCGCGCCCGTGATCGAACAGCCGCGGATCGACGCCGTCGACGTGCCGTCCATCGGCTGGCCGCTGCCCGGTGTGGAGGTACGGGTCGACGCAGAGGAGGGCGAGGAGACGGGTGAGTTGCTGCTGCGCACCCCGTCCCGGCCCGTCGGGTCGTGGAACGGGACCGGAGTGGACCGTTTCGACCGTGCGGAGTGGCTCGCCAGCGGCGACATCGTCCGGCGACGGGAGGACGGCTGTCTGCTGTTCGTGGGCCGCAAGAAGGATCTGATCATGGTCGAGGGCTATCCGATCTCGCCGCTGGAGATCGAGCAGGCGATCGCCGCGCACCCCGATGTCGCGGCCGCCCTCGTCTTCGGCGTACCCGACACCGCCACCGGCGAACGCGCGGTCGCGCTGGTCGAACCGGAGCCGGGACGCCAGGTCGAGCCGGCGGCGCTGCTGGAGCATCTGTCCGGCCGTATCGGCGCGTACAAGCATCCCGGAGAGGTCAGCGTCGTCGAGAAGCTGCCGGTGCTGCCCAGCGGCAAGCTCGGCCGGCAGCGGCTCGCTGCCGAGTACACGTCGTCCCGGGCGGGCACGGCGGCCTCCACGGACACATCGGCCCACGCGGGCTGAAGGAGGACGGCTCGTCATGAAGTTCGGCTTCGTCATGTTCCCCACGCGGGACGCCATCGCGCCCGGTGACCTCGGCGCCCTCCTGGAGGACCGGGGCTTCGAGTCCCTGTTCGTGCCCGACCACACCCACATCCCGGCCGTCAC belongs to Streptomyces graminofaciens and includes:
- a CDS encoding class I adenylate-forming enzyme family protein, which translates into the protein MSIFSDFQQVALRQPDAPALVTLDDAVSYGTVLGLADQVAAGLLQAGLRTGERVAVHLSNRYELVSVYYACLRVGAVIVPVSHKLSAGEVDQLIEDSAPRFYLGEAEVHGPCAHVIEKRETVERAWILDSAGTTTTEPWNGLLADAPSPADDIGPDELAAIFYTSGTTGRPKSLVLSQATLEAGLDLTEAQGVGHADATYYMINLMNPWGILVLLTSLRRGRPLALTATNTPDVILRMLRTHRFGWIGGAPTTFRALLAEARAAAEPAPGLAGTRCVAGGDACPIELSLDFAETFGASLTGVYGMTETAAPVIEQPRIDAVDVPSIGWPLPGVEVRVDAEEGEETGELLLRTPSRPVGSWNGTGVDRFDRAEWLASGDIVRRREDGCLLFVGRKKDLIMVEGYPISPLEIEQAIAAHPDVAAALVFGVPDTATGERAVALVEPEPGRQVEPAALLEHLSGRIGAYKHPGEVSVVEKLPVLPSGKLGRQRLAAEYTSSRAGTAASTDTSAHAG